One window of the Mixophyes fleayi isolate aMixFle1 chromosome 6, aMixFle1.hap1, whole genome shotgun sequence genome contains the following:
- the LOC142161075 gene encoding glutathione S-transferase kappa 1-like, with translation MSKRRVLELFYDVVSPYSWLGFEVLCRYKNVWNVDVQLRPGFLAGIMHASGNPFQAMVPSKGAYMIQDLERVSRFFQVPLHQPSDVFHVIMKGSLPAMRFVTAVQMSHPEFLESVSRELWMRIWSEDQDISEPESILKAAKKALMPEDQAKMLLSTISSPEVKNRLKKITDKALGYGIFGMPSIVAHINDRPQLYFGSDRFEILAHELGEKWLGPVPQKSRL, from the exons ATGTCTAAACGGAGGGTGCTTGAGCTGTTTTATGATGTGGTCTCCCCATATTCCTGGTTGGGGTTTGAG GTCCTGTGCCGGTATAAGAATGTGTGGAATGTAGATGTTCAGTTACGTCCTGGGTTTCTTGCGGGAATAATGCATGCATCTG GTAATCCATTTCAAGCCATGGTACCAAGTAAAGGAGCATACATGATACAGGACTTGGAGAGAGTTTCCAGGTTTTTCCAGGTCCCTCTACATCAGCCCAGTGATGTGTTCCATGTTATTATGAAAG GCAGCCTCCCAGCCATGCGCTTTGTCACTGCTGTTCAGATGTCGCATCCAGAATTCCTAGAGTCAGTTTCCCGGGAGCTCTGGATGCGGATCTGGTCTGAG GATCAAGATATTTCAGAACCGGAGAGTATTCTGAAG gctgctaaaaaagcaTTAATGCCTGAAGATCAGGCTAAAATGTTGCTGAGCACAATATCTTCTCCAGAAGTTAAAAACAGACTCAAGAAAATCACAGACAAAGCTTTGGGATACGGG ATTTTTGGTATGCCTTCTATTGTGGCTCATATAAATGACAGACCTCAGCTGTATTTTGGATCTGATCGCTTTGAGATTCTAGCGCATGAGCTGG GTGAAAAATGGTTGGGACCAGTGCCACAAAAATCCAGACTGTGA